Proteins from a single region of Fibrobacter sp. UWT2:
- a CDS encoding GGDEF domain-containing protein, translating to MTRLQIQRLRRGLRIPIYVESVLLLVSFIAVPEFWLDKNLEPVHLYYFILVFLPFVYIMTVTVRCFGRVLKPHSHLSLKTYLIVASYTPGCIVAGSAQILLSLTTPIFCFWCTMIILFVYLNSQNQLISTDSLTGLHNRNQLESYLLSQHDSIDHYVIMVDVDKFKQINDTYGHVEGDRALELVSKALKNACSRLGKSAFLCRYGGDEFLMVVPTEMPGIAVRVIETCVKEEVSNRPASLTYAVNVSLGYALWDGKASSFKQSVAEADLMMYEDKRS from the coding sequence ATGACCCGCTTGCAAATTCAACGTCTTCGCAGAGGTCTTAGAATTCCGATTTATGTAGAATCCGTATTGTTGCTTGTTTCGTTCATTGCCGTGCCCGAGTTTTGGCTTGACAAGAATTTGGAACCGGTACACCTTTATTATTTCATATTGGTCTTCTTACCGTTTGTCTATATCATGACGGTGACCGTCCGTTGCTTTGGCCGCGTACTTAAACCGCATAGCCACCTGAGCCTAAAGACTTATCTGATTGTGGCTAGCTACACTCCGGGTTGTATTGTGGCCGGTTCTGCGCAGATTCTCCTTTCGCTTACGACACCGATTTTCTGTTTCTGGTGCACGATGATTATTCTGTTTGTCTATTTGAATTCGCAGAACCAATTGATTTCTACAGACTCTTTGACAGGGCTCCATAACCGTAACCAGCTCGAAAGTTACCTTCTGTCGCAGCATGATTCTATTGACCATTATGTAATCATGGTGGATGTAGACAAATTTAAGCAGATTAACGATACTTATGGACATGTCGAAGGCGATAGGGCCTTGGAGCTTGTTTCCAAGGCGCTGAAGAATGCTTGCTCCCGCCTAGGAAAATCGGCATTCTTGTGCCGCTATGGCGGTGACGAATTTTTGATGGTCGTTCCGACAGAAATGCCTGGAATTGCAGTCCGTGTCATTGAAACCTGTGTGAAAGAAGAAGTTTCGAATCGTCCGGCTTCGCTGACTTATGCCGTAAACGTCAGTTTGGGCTATGCTCTTTGGGATGGTAAAGCTTCTAGCTTTAAGCAAAGCGTTGCCGAAGCCGACTTGATGATGTACGAAGACAAGCGTTCCTAA
- a CDS encoding MFS transporter: MSNGNLTSALSEEKPPLWTRNFVTVAAANFLLFFSFYQLLPILPLYIIDKFQTDNATAGIIISLYTIGALACRPFAGFLVDTLSRKPLYFWTFFAFTACFVGYKAVSIIVILAAVRFLHGLFFGISSTASNTVAIDALPACRRGEGIGYFGISVNLAFATGPMTGMFLYEAFGDTIVFIISIALCVIGLILVQTLKIAPKEKKPHAPLSLDRFFLTRAIPQFVNFIFVGFAYGPVTNYIALYAKELGIGGSGWFYALIAAGLILNRIMTGRLIDRGYLIHLVGTGMTLNVIAYFILAMSHASATFFIAAFLIGTSLGLIFPGYQTMCVNLARHDQRGTANSTYLSGWDIGIGSGILVGGAMAGHFGMHRQVFFACAVALVIADVLYFTWTARHYLKNKLEG; encoded by the coding sequence ATGTCTAACGGAAATTTGACAAGCGCATTATCCGAAGAAAAACCTCCACTTTGGACGCGGAATTTCGTGACGGTTGCCGCCGCGAACTTCTTGCTGTTCTTCAGCTTTTACCAGCTGCTCCCGATTCTTCCGCTCTACATTATTGATAAATTCCAGACGGACAATGCCACGGCAGGCATCATCATCTCGCTTTATACAATAGGCGCGCTTGCCTGCAGGCCCTTTGCCGGATTCCTAGTGGATACACTCAGTCGAAAGCCCTTGTACTTTTGGACTTTTTTCGCATTCACTGCCTGCTTTGTGGGCTACAAGGCCGTCAGCATCATCGTGATTCTTGCCGCAGTCCGCTTTTTGCATGGATTGTTCTTCGGTATTTCAAGTACCGCGAGCAACACGGTCGCTATCGACGCCCTGCCCGCCTGCCGCCGCGGCGAAGGAATCGGCTATTTCGGCATCAGCGTGAACCTCGCATTTGCAACGGGCCCCATGACCGGCATGTTCCTATACGAAGCATTCGGCGACACCATCGTATTCATCATCTCGATTGCCCTTTGCGTCATCGGGCTTATTCTGGTGCAGACCTTGAAAATCGCCCCGAAAGAAAAGAAGCCTCATGCGCCCCTTTCGCTGGACCGATTCTTCTTAACCCGCGCCATTCCGCAGTTCGTGAATTTTATTTTCGTGGGTTTCGCCTACGGTCCCGTGACGAACTACATTGCGCTCTATGCCAAGGAACTTGGCATCGGAGGCTCCGGTTGGTTCTACGCACTCATTGCGGCAGGCCTCATTCTCAACCGCATCATGACCGGCCGCTTGATTGACCGCGGTTACTTGATCCATCTTGTTGGCACAGGCATGACGCTGAATGTAATCGCTTACTTCATACTCGCCATGAGCCACGCTTCCGCGACCTTCTTTATCGCGGCATTCCTCATTGGCACAAGCCTCGGCCTGATTTTCCCGGGCTACCAGACCATGTGCGTGAACCTCGCCCGCCACGACCAGCGCGGCACAGCCAACAGCACCTATCTGAGCGGTTGGGACATCGGTATCGGTTCTGGAATTTTGGTGGGCGGCGCCATGGCAGGTCATTTCGGAATGCACAGGCAAGTATTTTTCGCCTGCGCCGTAGCCCTAGTGATTGCAGACGTCCTGTACTTCACCTGGACCGCAAGGCATTATTTAAAGAATAAATTGGAAGGATAA
- a CDS encoding tetratricopeptide repeat protein, translated as MMFRFLALAIVALVFEGCTCCAYLNHMFNAERLDEQAGEMRQARLDSIPDSENSLPGSEERQKYDKIIEKGSRVLERFPKNKKRTAEAVFLIGEAFRHKHEWNKAITKYDEFERYFADHDSMQAVEYQRAYCLYRNHEYNISRFALEPVIASKDHPYYFQGLNLLSLLDEQAEFPDQAIASLEAVLADTAGTPYMRGKAHFRLAGLYFKKENWDKAREHYTAKEIKELNPREQQTAGEQAAECLANRKEFLQAADEYKELYKNPENESKQPEYLVRIGELTMLGGRYPDAIIILQKVNTEYPRTEHASRSYFCLGDYEQHKTIDYDKAVVYYDSSFTSRTVSKWGQEARERRDALKRLISMRNQNDKDRKDSIPNVDNFFRSEFLIAELFLFKLDEVDSAITRLNSVIESGDSAKALRAFYAKAFIYDEYMHDPDAAEEIYKEIIEKYPDTEYAKQAQVNLGMRVTLKTREDLAKEKYMEAESLWTIAAEMPLDKMDQVDSAYARAFVRFDSLYQEYPETQSGIQALYMKAMYFQMNPERVDSTLLTYKLLRDKYGQTPWGKKAASMMNTRLTITDQDLERLRKRVKSSEEHVNRLSAQYYENLNKAPEEKQAEVKSQEDEILENTYNSMYDFE; from the coding sequence ATGATGTTCCGTTTTCTGGCATTAGCTATTGTCGCCCTCGTGTTCGAGGGGTGTACTTGCTGTGCCTACTTGAACCATATGTTCAATGCAGAACGCTTGGATGAACAGGCCGGCGAAATGCGCCAAGCCCGCTTGGACAGCATTCCGGATAGCGAAAATTCCCTGCCCGGTTCCGAAGAACGCCAAAAGTACGACAAGATTATCGAAAAAGGTTCCCGTGTCTTGGAACGTTTCCCCAAGAACAAGAAGCGTACCGCCGAGGCAGTATTCTTGATTGGTGAAGCCTTCCGCCACAAGCATGAATGGAACAAGGCCATTACCAAGTACGACGAATTTGAACGCTACTTTGCCGATCATGATTCCATGCAGGCGGTGGAGTACCAGCGAGCTTATTGCCTTTATCGTAACCACGAATATAATATCAGCCGTTTTGCGTTGGAACCGGTGATTGCCTCGAAGGATCACCCCTATTACTTCCAGGGATTGAATCTTCTTTCCCTTTTGGACGAACAGGCTGAATTCCCGGACCAAGCCATAGCCTCTTTGGAAGCCGTCTTGGCGGATACGGCGGGAACGCCTTATATGCGCGGCAAGGCCCATTTCAGATTGGCCGGCCTCTATTTTAAGAAAGAAAATTGGGACAAGGCTCGCGAACATTATACCGCCAAAGAAATCAAGGAACTGAATCCTCGCGAACAGCAGACGGCTGGGGAGCAGGCGGCAGAATGTTTGGCTAACCGTAAGGAATTCCTGCAGGCCGCCGACGAATACAAGGAACTCTACAAGAATCCTGAAAACGAGTCTAAACAGCCGGAATACTTGGTGCGCATCGGCGAACTGACCATGCTGGGCGGACGTTACCCGGATGCCATTATCATCTTGCAAAAGGTGAATACGGAATACCCCCGCACCGAACATGCTTCTCGTAGCTATTTCTGCCTCGGCGATTACGAACAGCACAAGACGATCGACTACGACAAGGCCGTTGTCTATTACGACAGCAGCTTTACCTCTCGCACCGTCAGCAAGTGGGGCCAAGAAGCCCGCGAACGCCGTGATGCCTTGAAGCGCTTGATTTCCATGCGTAACCAGAATGACAAGGACCGTAAGGATTCGATCCCGAATGTGGACAATTTCTTCAGGTCTGAATTCCTGATTGCGGAATTGTTCCTGTTCAAGCTGGACGAAGTCGACAGTGCCATTACCCGTTTGAATTCGGTGATTGAATCGGGTGATAGTGCGAAGGCTTTGCGAGCCTTCTACGCCAAGGCGTTCATCTATGACGAATATATGCACGATCCCGATGCTGCCGAAGAAATCTACAAGGAAATCATCGAAAAGTATCCGGATACGGAATACGCAAAGCAAGCCCAGGTGAACTTGGGAATGCGTGTGACTTTGAAGACCCGCGAAGATTTGGCGAAGGAAAAGTATATGGAAGCCGAAAGCCTCTGGACCATTGCGGCAGAAATGCCTCTGGATAAGATGGACCAGGTGGATTCGGCTTATGCTCGTGCGTTTGTGCGCTTTGATAGCTTGTATCAGGAATATCCTGAAACCCAGTCGGGTATCCAGGCACTTTACATGAAGGCCATGTACTTCCAGATGAATCCGGAACGAGTGGACAGCACCTTGCTTACCTACAAGCTCCTTCGCGACAAGTACGGTCAGACGCCTTGGGGCAAGAAGGCTGCTTCCATGATGAACACCCGTTTGACCATTACCGACCAGGATTTGGAACGCTTGCGCAAGCGCGTCAAGAGCAGCGAAGAACATGTGAACAGGCTTTCTGCCCAGTATTACGAAAACTTGAACAAGGCTCCTGAAGAAAAGCAGGCTGAAGTCAAGAGCCAGGAAGATGAAATCCTTGAAAACACCTACAACAGCATGTATGATTTTGAGTAA
- the tsaA gene encoding tRNA (N6-threonylcarbamoyladenosine(37)-N6)-methyltransferase TrmO, with protein sequence MEISSIGTFYGDAIYKYDAPRQGRLFAGHPGRIELNAGQNFEMALRDLDGFERIWVIFQFHENEGWRPTTRPPVPPKGKDRVGTFASRSPYRPNPIGLSCVRLLKIEGLTLYVDEADLLNGTPVLDIKPYIPMADAFPDAKAGWVEEQVGDLWSVEMSEEFAEQNRWIAERSEFDLESFAQVQLSRGNFSKDVFDSSRRRLTVDESAHTGVLAYRTFRIHFSYDESARSVLLLRVTSGYSVEDLKPGAEDKYGDKDLHRAFNSRQ encoded by the coding sequence GTGGAAATTTCTTCAATCGGTACATTTTATGGCGATGCCATTTACAAGTACGACGCTCCCCGGCAGGGGAGGCTGTTTGCAGGGCATCCGGGCCGGATTGAATTGAATGCGGGGCAGAACTTTGAAATGGCGCTCCGCGACTTGGATGGCTTTGAACGCATCTGGGTGATTTTCCAATTCCACGAGAACGAGGGCTGGCGCCCGACGACGCGCCCGCCTGTACCGCCCAAGGGCAAAGACCGCGTGGGCACTTTTGCAAGCCGTAGCCCTTACCGCCCGAATCCGATTGGGCTCAGTTGCGTGCGCCTTTTGAAAATCGAAGGACTTACTTTGTATGTAGATGAGGCGGATTTGCTGAACGGAACGCCTGTACTCGATATCAAGCCCTACATTCCGATGGCAGATGCGTTTCCCGATGCCAAAGCGGGCTGGGTCGAAGAACAAGTGGGTGACTTGTGGTCGGTCGAAATGTCCGAAGAGTTTGCGGAACAGAACCGTTGGATTGCCGAACGCAGCGAATTCGATTTGGAAAGCTTTGCTCAGGTGCAACTTTCCCGTGGAAATTTCTCGAAAGATGTTTTCGACAGTTCCCGTCGCCGCTTAACCGTCGACGAATCCGCACATACGGGTGTGCTTGCGTACCGCACCTTCCGCATCCACTTTAGCTACGATGAATCGGCCCGCAGCGTATTACTGCTGCGCGTTACCAGCGGTTATTCCGTCGAAGATTTAAAGCCTGGCGCCGAAGATAAATACGGCGACAAGGATTTACACCGAGCGTTTAATAGTAGACAGTAG
- a CDS encoding DUF971 domain-containing protein, producing the protein MIQPKKVFRTADGKLGFEWNDGSRGARDIRSLRLACPCALCVDEHTGEKLLDDSTVPADISLVKVQSIGRYAAGLTFSDGHNSGIYPYEKLYNLTKTK; encoded by the coding sequence ATGATTCAACCTAAGAAAGTTTTTAGAACTGCTGACGGAAAACTGGGCTTTGAATGGAATGACGGTAGCCGCGGCGCACGCGATATCCGCTCTCTCCGCTTGGCTTGTCCTTGTGCGTTGTGTGTCGATGAACATACCGGCGAAAAACTTTTGGATGATTCTACCGTGCCTGCAGATATTTCGCTTGTTAAAGTTCAGTCTATCGGTCGCTACGCTGCTGGCCTTACCTTTAGCGATGGCCACAATTCAGGAATTTACCCTTACGAAAAGTTATATAACTTGACGAAAACAAAGTAA
- a CDS encoding septal ring lytic transglycosylase RlpA family protein, with the protein MILSKRFVVVVLAMFVAMLLSSCADGNAKIASRQGYERFPEDTQAPQKGKKGKKAAPIGKVLKGQASYYGPGFDGKKTASGEIFNQNDMTCAHKSLPFGTKLRVVRDDTGASVEVRVNDRGPYVRDRIIDLSAAAGKKLGLDKVGHAKVTATVIE; encoded by the coding sequence ATGATTTTGAGTAAGCGCTTCGTTGTCGTTGTGCTTGCGATGTTTGTAGCTATGCTTTTGTCTAGTTGCGCCGATGGAAATGCAAAGATTGCATCCCGCCAAGGTTACGAACGGTTCCCCGAAGATACCCAAGCTCCTCAAAAGGGTAAAAAGGGCAAAAAGGCAGCTCCGATAGGAAAGGTTCTCAAGGGCCAGGCGAGCTATTACGGACCGGGATTCGATGGAAAAAAGACCGCTAGCGGCGAAATTTTTAATCAGAACGATATGACTTGCGCCCACAAGTCCTTGCCCTTCGGAACGAAACTACGTGTGGTTCGTGATGATACCGGTGCCTCCGTGGAAGTGCGCGTGAACGACCGCGGTCCTTATGTGCGTGACCGCATTATAGACTTGAGCGCTGCTGCCGGCAAAAAGCTTGGCCTTGATAAAGTCGGCCACGCCAAGGTCACCGCTACGGTGATTGAGTAA
- a CDS encoding NUDIX hydrolase yields the protein MKPWKLLNSEYLVNAPWLKVAKETCELPNGKVIDDFYTLWQPDWVLILARTAEGKWVMTEQYRHGTGKIALEFPAGIIDKGETPEQAAIRELQEEAAFCSSAEKVTYLGTFPVNPDRHRGKFHVVFIDGVVKAGTTHFDSTEEIESLLLSDEELQAKMADGTFNHPLQMAGYLKYKLAVGSRK from the coding sequence ATGAAACCCTGGAAACTTTTGAATTCGGAATATCTGGTAAACGCCCCGTGGCTGAAAGTCGCTAAAGAAACCTGCGAATTGCCCAACGGCAAGGTAATAGACGATTTTTATACCCTATGGCAACCGGATTGGGTGCTGATTTTAGCCCGCACCGCCGAAGGCAAATGGGTCATGACGGAGCAATACCGCCACGGTACCGGAAAAATTGCGCTGGAATTCCCCGCCGGAATCATTGACAAGGGCGAAACTCCGGAACAGGCGGCGATAAGGGAATTGCAGGAAGAAGCGGCATTCTGCAGCTCCGCCGAAAAAGTCACTTACCTAGGCACTTTCCCCGTAAACCCGGACAGGCACCGCGGCAAATTCCATGTAGTATTCATTGACGGAGTCGTCAAGGCCGGTACAACGCATTTCGACAGCACCGAAGAAATTGAAAGTTTGCTGCTTAGCGACGAAGAATTGCAGGCCAAAATGGCCGACGGTACCTTCAATCACCCGCTGCAAATGGCGGGGTATTTGAAGTATAAGTTAGCAGTAGGAAGTAGGAAGTAG
- a CDS encoding lipopolysaccharide assembly protein LapB gives MTNSSSAARRAAYLFLTLCCGALLTFAGFRVYDLYGPSKISVGGIPYGLPAGTTIVRGDTPDLTADMAKVPVQVQTELRRATELARAGSYQPAYDIFDGVVVLYPDLLPALLGQVTTLFEMDSLTETQQDRLSLLIGKLQDRLPGSGVAAYLESRRIYQTGNTSAALELARVASERAPALYQTRLWYGQLLMETDRFLQAANEFKTVVSLSSGDVPAAYEMLAELYHRSGQLDSCAALVEYALSQYPVDVKLLLLQGYMDEYQGHFDSAEKIYQRILAFMPDYAPARSAAATLGEKSPPGPGNGVVLSPQDRAQTACDILEPMVEKYPENLPLKEALGRAYLKGRQFDRARSQFQEIQKIDPEYPDIQQRIQESNITRPAPITKNDGLTANLNRAVDSLRETLAPSAVHDFSTMLGHYVVRYGATPKEFFKKYSISNFRPVANNVWQESFYMSPYKHTYTVVFDSLNHFREVHVVVYDSSSSSNHFGIAPEVYTRLLKQNSRISGIGNSTGETDCGDGLIIDAAVWETQDNFEMLARVVGKPAEVRMVRFDKTALPPGLKLCDYTKYLNQY, from the coding sequence ATGACGAATTCGTCCTCGGCGGCCCGCAGAGCCGCATACTTGTTTTTAACACTTTGTTGCGGAGCCCTGCTTACTTTTGCGGGCTTTCGTGTTTATGATCTTTATGGCCCCAGCAAAATTTCTGTAGGCGGAATCCCGTATGGTCTTCCGGCAGGAACGACTATCGTTCGTGGTGATACCCCGGATTTGACCGCCGACATGGCCAAAGTGCCGGTGCAGGTGCAGACTGAACTTCGCCGTGCAACGGAACTTGCTCGTGCGGGTTCTTATCAGCCAGCCTACGATATTTTTGATGGCGTCGTTGTTTTGTACCCGGACCTTTTGCCGGCCCTTCTGGGACAGGTGACTACTTTGTTCGAAATGGATTCCCTGACGGAAACCCAGCAGGATCGCCTTTCGTTATTGATTGGTAAACTGCAGGACCGTCTGCCGGGTTCTGGCGTTGCTGCCTACTTGGAAAGCCGTCGCATTTACCAGACGGGTAACACGTCGGCCGCTTTGGAATTGGCCCGTGTCGCTTCTGAACGCGCTCCCGCTCTTTACCAGACGCGACTTTGGTACGGTCAGCTCTTGATGGAAACGGATCGCTTTTTGCAGGCCGCAAACGAATTCAAGACGGTGGTAAGCCTTTCTAGTGGCGATGTGCCTGCGGCTTACGAAATGTTGGCGGAACTTTATCATCGTAGCGGCCAGCTGGACAGCTGTGCTGCCCTTGTGGAATACGCCCTTTCCCAGTATCCTGTGGACGTCAAACTTTTGCTGTTGCAGGGCTACATGGATGAATACCAGGGACATTTCGATTCTGCCGAAAAGATTTACCAGCGTATTTTGGCCTTTATGCCTGACTATGCTCCGGCCCGTTCCGCAGCGGCAACGCTGGGCGAAAAGTCTCCGCCGGGTCCGGGTAACGGCGTGGTGCTGTCTCCGCAAGACCGTGCCCAGACGGCATGCGATATTTTGGAACCCATGGTGGAAAAGTATCCCGAAAACCTTCCTCTTAAAGAAGCTTTGGGACGCGCTTACTTGAAGGGACGTCAGTTCGACCGTGCTCGCTCTCAGTTCCAGGAAATCCAGAAGATCGATCCGGAATATCCCGATATCCAGCAGCGCATTCAGGAATCCAATATTACTCGTCCAGCTCCGATTACCAAGAACGACGGCCTGACAGCAAACTTGAACCGTGCCGTAGACAGCCTGCGTGAAACGCTTGCCCCGTCTGCTGTTCATGATTTCTCGACGATGCTTGGTCATTATGTTGTTCGTTACGGTGCAACGCCTAAGGAATTCTTCAAGAAGTATTCCATCTCGAACTTTAGGCCGGTGGCAAATAACGTGTGGCAGGAATCGTTCTACATGTCGCCTTATAAGCATACCTATACGGTTGTCTTTGATTCCCTGAATCATTTCCGCGAAGTTCATGTGGTCGTTTACGATTCTTCTTCTAGCTCGAATCATTTTGGAATCGCTCCTGAAGTCTATACCAGACTTCTCAAGCAGAACTCCAGAATCTCGGGTATCGGCAACAGCACAGGCGAAACGGATTGCGGTGACGGCTTGATTATCGACGCTGCCGTGTGGGAAACCCAGGATAACTTCGAAATGCTTGCCCGTGTCGTGGGTAAACCCGCCGAAGTCCGTATGGTCCGCTTTGACAAGACGGCACTCCCGCCGGGCCTCAAACTGTGCGATTACACGAAGTACTTGAATCAGTATTAA
- the prmC gene encoding peptide chain release factor N(5)-glutamine methyltransferase, translating into MQQMTVLEILNRTKTFFEKKGVPDARLDAEYIISHGLGMKSRMDIYLNFEKPLTAAELDTLRPLVARRANREPLQHIIGDTSFRGFIIKCDTRALVPRPETEMLVDMAKESLKGIENPFIVEVGTGTAAISIACAKEIAGAKVLATDISEDALSLARENADANELGANAESSNLTFAQGDLLDAVTATDKIDCLIANLPYIPDGEKGKLQPEVDKFDPALALYGGPDGLDLVRKLLSQTEGKLNAGAPILLEIGSEQAEVLKNEAANYPWLEFSGIHKDYCGNIRFVSYKVK; encoded by the coding sequence ATGCAGCAGATGACTGTACTTGAGATTTTGAATCGCACCAAGACCTTCTTCGAAAAGAAGGGGGTCCCCGACGCGCGATTGGACGCCGAGTACATCATTAGTCACGGGCTCGGTATGAAGAGCCGCATGGACATTTACCTGAACTTCGAAAAGCCGCTTACCGCCGCCGAACTGGATACGCTCCGCCCGCTCGTAGCTCGCCGCGCAAATCGCGAACCGCTGCAGCACATTATCGGCGACACAAGCTTTCGCGGATTCATCATCAAGTGCGACACGCGGGCGCTGGTCCCGCGCCCCGAAACAGAAATGCTAGTTGACATGGCGAAGGAAAGTCTCAAGGGCATTGAGAACCCATTCATCGTTGAGGTGGGCACGGGAACAGCCGCGATTTCTATCGCCTGCGCGAAAGAAATCGCCGGTGCGAAAGTGCTCGCCACGGACATTTCCGAAGACGCGCTTTCGCTCGCCCGCGAAAATGCCGATGCAAACGAGCTGGGAGCTAATGCCGAAAGCTCGAATCTAACTTTTGCCCAGGGCGACTTGCTGGACGCCGTCACCGCAACCGACAAAATCGACTGCCTGATTGCAAATCTGCCGTACATTCCTGATGGCGAAAAGGGTAAGCTCCAGCCCGAAGTCGACAAGTTCGACCCGGCACTCGCCCTCTACGGCGGACCCGACGGACTTGACCTTGTCCGCAAGCTTCTCTCGCAGACCGAAGGCAAGCTAAACGCAGGCGCCCCGATTCTTTTGGAAATCGGGTCTGAACAAGCTGAAGTCTTGAAGAACGAAGCTGCCAACTACCCGTGGCTCGAATTCTCCGGAATCCACAAGGATTACTGCGGGAATATCCGATTTGTAAGTTATAAGGTTAAATAA
- a CDS encoding RNA polymerase sigma factor RpoD/SigA: MSDANEALYFRDLNRFPTLSPQEEEALLAIIKSEQAEEIRKSALQRLIRGNLRFVVSVARKYQGRGLSLLDLINEGNIGLFKAAKRFDMGKDVKFISYAVWWIRQSIQKALFEQVGAVRIPPNKLALVNRFKRALMQNDGDYDRTIAMDEFAPFEKDIVEVMEKIVDISLDAPIGDSTNVGGSGDTVSTLMDVLGSDGNQDEDMEKDERRKLIQETLSALPQREEEILRMFYGLDTVEDTTLKDIGEDLKLSRERVRQIKNKTLRRLQKSKEHKEKLADFLEK, from the coding sequence ATGAGTGATGCAAACGAAGCGCTTTATTTTAGGGACCTGAATAGGTTTCCGACCCTGAGTCCTCAGGAGGAAGAGGCTCTTCTTGCGATTATCAAGAGCGAACAGGCGGAAGAAATCCGCAAGTCTGCCTTGCAGCGCCTTATTCGGGGTAACCTCCGTTTTGTGGTGAGTGTCGCAAGAAAGTACCAGGGGCGTGGACTTTCCCTGCTTGATTTGATTAACGAAGGAAATATCGGCCTGTTCAAGGCGGCAAAACGCTTTGATATGGGTAAGGATGTCAAGTTTATTTCTTATGCGGTCTGGTGGATCCGCCAGTCTATCCAGAAAGCCCTGTTTGAACAGGTGGGTGCGGTCCGAATTCCGCCCAACAAGCTTGCCTTGGTCAACCGCTTTAAACGTGCCTTGATGCAGAACGACGGTGACTACGATCGTACCATTGCCATGGACGAATTTGCACCGTTCGAAAAGGACATCGTCGAGGTCATGGAAAAAATCGTGGACATTTCGCTGGACGCCCCCATCGGTGATAGCACGAATGTCGGCGGTAGCGGTGATACGGTCAGTACTCTCATGGACGTCTTGGGTTCCGATGGTAACCAGGACGAAGACATGGAAAAAGATGAACGCCGTAAGCTCATCCAGGAAACCTTGTCCGCTCTTCCGCAGCGTGAAGAAGAAATTCTGCGCATGTTCTACGGCCTTGATACGGTTGAAGATACGACACTTAAGGATATCGGCGAAGACCTGAAACTCAGCCGCGAACGCGTGCGCCAGATTAAGAACAAGACCTTGCGCCGTTTACAGAAGAGCAAGGAACACAAAGAAAAACTGGCTGACTTTTTGGAAAAGTAA
- the prfA gene encoding peptide chain release factor 1, giving the protein MKDKAKKLIEKYEELESELGNPDVLADQARYNKIHKQYKGIEKAVLKAKEYLQMLNDQEEWKAALGDSDPEMVAMAKSELSDIEKKLPGITDELQILMVPKDPWDYRNATLEIRGGTGGDESALFAGDLFRMYQGYCSRMGWKMTIQDASEGTVGGYKEIRVFIEGDSVYGTLKFESGVHRVQRVPETETQGRVHTSAATVAILPEAEEVDVEIREADIHMDTYRSSGAGGQYINKTDSAVRLTHIPTGVVVSCQTERSQLQNRLHAMEMLRSKILDAVIAKKEQEEAASRKALVGTGDRSAKIRTYNFPQNRVTDHRIGLTLYNLDKVITGDLDEIINGLQMANAQEKLGKFNA; this is encoded by the coding sequence ATGAAAGATAAAGCTAAAAAACTGATTGAAAAGTACGAAGAACTGGAATCGGAACTCGGCAATCCGGACGTTCTCGCTGACCAGGCTCGTTACAACAAGATTCACAAGCAGTACAAGGGTATCGAAAAGGCCGTTTTGAAGGCCAAGGAATACCTGCAGATGCTGAACGACCAGGAAGAATGGAAGGCCGCACTCGGCGATTCCGACCCTGAAATGGTCGCAATGGCAAAGTCGGAACTTTCCGACATCGAAAAGAAGTTGCCGGGAATCACCGACGAACTCCAGATTTTGATGGTGCCGAAGGATCCGTGGGATTACCGCAATGCCACGCTCGAAATCCGCGGCGGTACCGGTGGTGACGAATCCGCCCTGTTTGCGGGCGACTTGTTCCGCATGTATCAGGGTTACTGCAGCCGCATGGGCTGGAAGATGACCATTCAGGATGCAAGCGAAGGCACCGTGGGCGGTTACAAAGAAATCCGCGTGTTCATTGAAGGCGACAGCGTGTACGGAACGCTCAAGTTCGAAAGTGGCGTTCACCGCGTGCAGCGCGTGCCCGAAACCGAAACACAGGGCCGAGTGCATACCTCTGCCGCAACGGTCGCTATTCTCCCGGAAGCCGAAGAAGTTGACGTGGAAATCCGCGAAGCCGATATTCACATGGATACCTACCGTTCTTCGGGCGCTGGCGGTCAGTACATTAACAAGACGGACTCCGCCGTGCGACTCACCCACATTCCGACCGGCGTGGTGGTGAGCTGCCAGACCGAACGTAGCCAGTTGCAAAACCGCTTGCACGCTATGGAAATGCTGCGTTCCAAGATTCTTGACGCCGTGATTGCCAAGAAGGAACAGGAAGAAGCCGCTAGCCGTAAGGCCTTGGTGGGCACCGGTGACCGTAGTGCCAAGATTCGTACTTACAACTTCCCGCAGAACCGCGTGACCGACCACCGCATTGGTCTTACGCTGTACAATTTGGACAAAGTCATCACTGGCGACCTCGATGAAATCATCAACGGCCTGCAGATGGCTAACGCCCAGGAAAAGCTCGGTAAGTTCAACGCTTAA